Below is a genomic region from Algiphilus sp..
TTGTACGCCGCCACGCCCATGTTGAGCAGACGCGTGAGCGTCTGCGGCGCATCGTTGGTGTGCAGGGTCGACAGCACCAGGTGGCCGGTCTGGGCGGCCTTGATGGCGATCTCGGCGGTTTCGATATCGCGAACCTCGCCGACCATGATCACGTCGGGATCCTGGCGGAGGAAGGCGCGCAGCGCCGAGGCGAATGTCAATCCGACCCGCGGGTTGATATTGACCTGATTCACCCCCGGCAGGTTGATTTCCGCGGGGTCCTCGGCCGTGGAGATGTTCACGCCCTCGGTATTGAGGATGTTGAGCCCGGTATAGAGCGACACCGTCTTTCCCGACCCGGTGGGACCGGTGACCAGGATCATGCCCTGAGGCCGTGCCAGCGCGCGCTCGTAGAGTTCGCGCTGCTCCGGCTCGTAGCCGAGCGAATCGATGCCCAGCGTGGCGCTGCTGGAATCGAGGATGCGCAGCACGATCTTCTCGCCCCACAGCGTCGGGCAGGTGCTGACGCGGAAATCGATGGAGCGCTGCGCCGACAGCTTGAGCTTGATGCGTCCGTCCTGCGGAACGCGGCGCTCGGCGAGATCGAGACGCGACAGCACCTTGACGCGCGCGCCGAGCCGGCTGGCCATCTGGATGGGCGGCTTGGCGAACTCGTGCAGCTCGCCGTCGACGCGCATGCGCACGCGGTAGAAGCGCTCGTACGGCTCGAAATGGATATCGGACGCCCCGCGCCGGATGGCCTCCAGGAGGATCTTGTTGATGTAGCGGACGACCGGCGCATCGTCGGCCTCGTTCTGCGCAGCATCGAGGGACTGCTCGTTCTTGTCCTCCGATTCCAGGACAAGCTCCTCGAGCCCCGTGTCGTCCCCTGACAGATTGGCGGCATCCACTGCCGACAGCGCACCGTCCAGCGCCTTGCCGAGCTTGTCGTCCTCGACGACGATCGCCTCGACCTGCTGACCGGTCGCGAACTTGATCTCCTCCAGCACATGCACCTGCGACGGGTCCGAGATCGCCACGAACAGCCGCTTCCCGCGTCGGTAGAGCGGTACCGCCCGGTGCTTGCGCAGCAGCTTCTCGCCCATGTCCTGGGCCAGGGCGGTGTCCACCTCGATGCTCGCCATATCGGCAAGCGGAAGACCGAACTCGCGGCTCGCTACCGCGGCCAGGCGCTTCGGGCTCGCCCACTTCTGCTCGACCGCATAGGCGATCAGCGAGCCCCCGCCCTTCTGCGACTGCTGCTGGGCACCGTGGGCCTGATCCTCGCTGAGGACGCCCTCGCTCACCATGCGACGCGCCAGCCCGCCCAGGTAGCCCTTGTTCGCCGTGATGGTCTGCGGATTGACCGCCATGCATGCACCTAGAATGACCTGAAACTATAGTGTGGGGTGCGCGATGCGACGTCAACGCGCGCACCGCCGTATCCCCGCCCCAGAGCCCCCGCCCGTCCGCCGAGAGAACCCCATGCGCGTGCCCGCCGCCCTCCTGCTGCTACCGCTGGTGTCCGCATGCGAACAGGGCGACGTCACGGTACTGATCACCGATGCGCCGGCCGACGGCCTGACCCGCTTCGAGATCACCCTGCGCGGCGTTGACATCGAGGGCTCGGACGGCTCGTATACCGAATTCGACTTCGACCCGCCGCGGGTCGTCGACATCGTGCCGCTCCGCAACGGAAACACCACCACCCTGCTGCAGGATGCCGGCATCGACTCCGGCGACTACACCGGCATCCGTCTGCGTTTCGAGACCGATGAGCGCGCTCCCGGCGAATCGCTCCCGGTCGCCCGCGAGAACGGCGACCAGCTCCAGCTCGCCTACGTCGAGGACACGGCGGAGGTGGCAGTCTCATTCGGCATCGACGACCTCGGCAGCGAGACACTGCTGCTGGACCTCGACCTCCGGCGCAGCGTCAGGGAGGACGATGACGACATCGCCGACGGCCAGCTGCGCTTCGATCCCTCGCTGCGTGCGGTGATCAACGATCAGCGCGCGACCCTGAGCGGTGTCATCGGCCCCGCCATCTTCAACCAGGCCGGCTGCCTGCCCGCGGTCTATCTGTTCGAGGATTTCGACCGCGATCCGGCCGGCCTTGCCGACGACAACCCGCCCCTGGCATCGACCGTCGCGTCGATCGCCGATCCGACGGGACGCGGCTACCGCATCGGCGCCCTCGAAGCCGGCGAGTACACCGCCGCCGTGACCTGCGATGCCGCCGTGGACGATCCCGAATCCGACGAGGTCGATACCGACATCACCTTCGAGACCACGGCCAACGTGCGCCTGCGCGCGGGCGAAACGGTCACCCGCGACTTCCCCTAGGCCGGCGGCGCGCGAGCGCCGGAACGGGCACGGCCTGCGGAAGAACGACGGGAAGGTTTCGGGCCTGCGGGCGCCTGGCCCGGAACAGCCCGCGCAATGCGCAGTTCAGCGCCGAATGGCGGAGAGAGAGGGATTGCGGCGGCTGCGCCCCCGCCCTCCGGGCTACGCTTCGCTTCGCGCCCCCCGGCTCCGCCGGGTGGTCGAACCCGGGCATGGTCTATCGAGGGTTCGAATCCGGAGGCCTTCGCGCTTCGCGAACGAAGCGGACCGGCCACCGGAGCAAATCATTTGGCGGAGAGAGAGGGATTCGAACCCTCGATGGGGCTATAAACCCCATACTCCCTTAGCAGGGGAGCGCCTTCAGCCACTCGGCCATCTCTCCGTATCAGCTCGGGGACGCGCCCCGGGGACGCGTCGGAACGCATTGTAAAGATTCCCGCGCGCTCTGTCTTCGGGTGCGGCGACCTAGTCGCCGTCCCCGTTCCTGCGGCGCGGTGCCTCGCCCTGGCGCAGCCGTTCGACGACTTCCTCGCGATGCACGGTGACATCGGGTGGCGCCTCGATGCCCACGCGCACCTGATTGCCCTTGATGCTGAGAACGGTGATCGTCACGTCGTCGCCGATCTTCAGTGTTTCGCCCACCCGCCGCGTCAGAATCAGCACGCGCATCGCCCTCCGGTAGTCGCCACTCGACGGGGCATGTCCGCTACCCCGCCGGAGGCTGCTCGTCCAGCTTGAAGGCGCGGTGGAGACTGCGCACCGCGAGCTCGACGTACTTCTCCTCGATCACCACCGAGATCTTGATCTCGGAGGTGGAGATCATGCGGATGTTGATGTTCTCTGCCGCGAGCGCCTCGAAGGTCTGCGACGCAATGCCGGCGTGACTCCGCATGCCGACACCGACGATGCTGACCTTGGCGATGTTGTCGTCGCCCTTGACGTCGCGGGCACCGAGATCGCGGCAGATCTGGCCGACGATCTCCAGCGCGCGCGCATAGTCGTTCTTGTGGACCGTGAAGGTGAAGTCGGTGGTGGCGTCGGCACCGACGTTCTGCACGATCATGTCGACCTCGATGTTGGCCGCGCCCACCGGACCCAGCACGCGAGCCGCGATGCCGGGCCGATCCGGAACGCCGAGCAGCGTCACCTGCGCCTCGTCGCGGTTGAATGCGATTCCGGAAATCAGCGGACTTTCCACGCCTTCGGCCTCCTGGTCGAGAGTGATCAGCGTGCCGGGACCTTCGTCGAAAGTCGACAGCACGCGCAACGGTACCCGGTACTTGCCGGCGAATTCCACGGCGCGGATCTGGAGCACCTTGGAGCCGAGGCTGGCGAGCTCCAGCATCTCCTCGAAGGTGATCTGCTCGAGCCGCCGCGCACGCGGCTCCACGCGCGGATCCGTGGTGTAGACGCCGTCGACGTCGGTGTAGATCTGGCACTCGTCGGCACCCAGTGCCGCCGCCAGCGCAACACCGGTGGTGTCCGAGCCGCCGCGCCCCAGCGTCGTGATGTCGCCGCGGGGGTCGACGCCCTGGAAGCCGGCGACAACCGCGACCTCGCCGCGATCGAGCCCGGCGCGGATGGCATCGCCGTCGATGCCGGCGATGCGTGCCTTGCTGTGGGCGCTGTCGGTACGGATCGGCACCTGATGCCCCAGGAACGAACGCGCCGGCACCCCGATCGCCTGCAGCGCCAGCGCGAGCAGGCCGATGGTGACCTGCTCCCCGGTGGCGACGATCTGGTCGTACTCGCGCGGGTCCGGCTGGTCGCTGATCTCCTGCGCCAGCCCGATGAGACGGTTGGTCTCGCCCGACATGGCCGATACCACCACCACGACCTGATCGCCGCGTGCGCGCGCGGCCGCCACCTTCTGCGCGACGTTGCGGATGCGTGCGATGTCGCCGACGGAGGTCCCGCCGTACTTCTGGACGATGAGGGCCATGGTCAGCTTCCGAGCTGCGCCGCGACCCAGCCGGCGACGCTGTCCAGCGCGCCGTCGAGGTGCTCGGGCTGCGGTCCGCCGGCCTGGGCCATGTCCGGCCGGCCGCCACCCTTGCCCCCCACCTGTCCGGCAACGTGCTTGATGAGCGCGCCCGCCTGCACGTGGTCGGTCAGATCGCTGGTCACGCCCGCGATCAGCACCGCCTTGCCGTCCTTCTCGGCGCCCAGCACGATGATGCCGCTGCCCAGGCGTTCCTTGAGCTTGTCGAGCATGCCGCGCAGCGCGCCGGCGTCGTCGACCTCGACGCGGGTGGCGAGCACCTTCACCCCCGCCACGTCCTGCGCGCCGGCGACGAGATCGCCGCCCGCGCTCTGGCTCAGCTTGTCGCGCGCCTGCTGGAGCGCGCGCTCGGTCTCGCGGTTGCGCTGCACGAAGCTTTCCAGCTTGGCGACGATGTCGTCCGGCGTCGCGCGCAGCAGGGCCGCCGCGTCGCGCAGGGTCTGCTCGGTGCGGCGCATGTGGTCGATGACGGCATCGCCGGTGATCGCCTCGATCCGGCGCACGCCCGCGGAAACACCGCCCTCGTGCACGATGCGGAAGGCGCCGATGTCACCGGTACGCGCCACGTGGGTGCCGCCGCAGAGCTCCACCGAGTAGTCGCCGAGCGCGAGCACGCGCACGGTCTCGCCGTACTTCTCGCCGAACATGGCCAGCGCGCCCCGGTCGATGGCTTCCTGGTACGGGCAGACGTCGGTGCGGGCCGCCGCATTGGCGCGGATCTGCGCGTTGACCTCGTCCTCGATGCGCTGCAGCTCCTCCGGGGTCACCGGCTGCGGGTGCGAGAAGTCGAAGCGCAGACGCTCCGGCGCCACCAGCGAGCCCTTCTGCGCCACGTGACTGCCCAGCACATTGCGCAGCGCGGTGTGCAGCAGATGGGTCGCCGAATGGTTGCGCACCACCCGCGCGCGGCGCTCGGCGTCGATCTCGGCCTTGACCGCATCGCCGACGCGCAGGCGCCCCTCCGCGAGCGTGCCGATGTGGCCGGGGGTGCCCGGACGCAGCGCGCGCGTATCGCGCACCGCGAAGCGGCTGCCCGGCGCGCTGAGCTGTCCGTGGTCGCCGACCTGCCCGCCCGACTCGGCGTAGAACGGCGTGCGGTCGAGGAACACGACGACCTCGCGCTCGGGATCCGCTTCGACCGCGTCCACCGGCTGGCCGTCGCGCAGCAGCGCAGTGACGGTGGCACCGTGTCCGGTGGCCTCGTAGCCGGTGAAGGCGGAAGTGCCCAGATTCTCGGGCAGCGCCGAATAGTCGCCCTCGAAGCGGCTGGCGGCGCGCGCACGGGCGCGCTGGGCCTCCATGTGCTGCTCGAAGGCGGCCATGTCGACGCTCATGCCTCGCTCGCGCAGGATGTCGGCGGTCAGGTCGACCGGAAAGCCGTGCGTGTCGTAGAGGTGGAAGGCGACCTCGCCCGGCAGCTGGTCGCCCTGCACATCGCGCAGGGACTCGTCGAGCAGGCGCAGACCGCGATCCAGCATCTGCGCGAAGGCTTCCTCCTCGCCGCGGATGGCGCGCTCGAGCGTGTCGCGCTCGCGCACCAGCTCGCCGTAGGCCTCGCCCATGATCTCGGCCAGCGGCGCGACCATGCGGTGCAGGAAGGGACCGCGCGCGCCCAGCTTGTGCCCGTGCCGCGCCGCGCGCCGGATGATGCGGCGCAGGACGTAGCCGCGGCCCTCGTTGGACGGCAGCACGCCGTCGCAGATCAGGAAGCAGGTGGCGCGGATATGGTCGGCGATCACCTTGAGCGAGGCGCCGTTGTCCTGCGGGATGTCCAGGGTCTCGGCCGCCGCCGCCATGA
It encodes:
- the pilB gene encoding type IV-A pilus assembly ATPase PilB; translated protein: MAVNPQTITANKGYLGGLARRMVSEGVLSEDQAHGAQQQSQKGGGSLIAYAVEQKWASPKRLAAVASREFGLPLADMASIEVDTALAQDMGEKLLRKHRAVPLYRRGKRLFVAISDPSQVHVLEEIKFATGQQVEAIVVEDDKLGKALDGALSAVDAANLSGDDTGLEELVLESEDKNEQSLDAAQNEADDAPVVRYINKILLEAIRRGASDIHFEPYERFYRVRMRVDGELHEFAKPPIQMASRLGARVKVLSRLDLAERRVPQDGRIKLKLSAQRSIDFRVSTCPTLWGEKIVLRILDSSSATLGIDSLGYEPEQRELYERALARPQGMILVTGPTGSGKTVSLYTGLNILNTEGVNISTAEDPAEINLPGVNQVNINPRVGLTFASALRAFLRQDPDVIMVGEVRDIETAEIAIKAAQTGHLVLSTLHTNDAPQTLTRLLNMGVAAYNIASSVTLIIAQRLARKLCPECRKPADIPRVELVKEGFTEAQIDAEGFQIFEANGCDECNNGYKGRTGVYQVMPVTEAIGRTIMEGGNAIDIAEQAQKDGVSDLRQAALRKVAAGIIDLKEANRVTVE
- a CDS encoding DUF4382 domain-containing protein, which encodes MRVPAALLLLPLVSACEQGDVTVLITDAPADGLTRFEITLRGVDIEGSDGSYTEFDFDPPRVVDIVPLRNGNTTTLLQDAGIDSGDYTGIRLRFETDERAPGESLPVARENGDQLQLAYVEDTAEVAVSFGIDDLGSETLLLDLDLRRSVREDDDDIADGQLRFDPSLRAVINDQRATLSGVIGPAIFNQAGCLPAVYLFEDFDRDPAGLADDNPPLASTVASIADPTGRGYRIGALEAGEYTAAVTCDAAVDDPESDEVDTDITFETTANVRLRAGETVTRDFP
- the csrA gene encoding carbon storage regulator CsrA, coding for MLILTRRVGETLKIGDDVTITVLSIKGNQVRVGIEAPPDVTVHREEVVERLRQGEAPRRRNGDGD
- a CDS encoding aspartate kinase, producing MALIVQKYGGTSVGDIARIRNVAQKVAAARARGDQVVVVVSAMSGETNRLIGLAQEISDQPDPREYDQIVATGEQVTIGLLALALQAIGVPARSFLGHQVPIRTDSAHSKARIAGIDGDAIRAGLDRGEVAVVAGFQGVDPRGDITTLGRGGSDTTGVALAAALGADECQIYTDVDGVYTTDPRVEPRARRLEQITFEEMLELASLGSKVLQIRAVEFAGKYRVPLRVLSTFDEGPGTLITLDQEAEGVESPLISGIAFNRDEAQVTLLGVPDRPGIAARVLGPVGAANIEVDMIVQNVGADATTDFTFTVHKNDYARALEIVGQICRDLGARDVKGDDNIAKVSIVGVGMRSHAGIASQTFEALAAENINIRMISTSEIKISVVIEEKYVELAVRSLHRAFKLDEQPPAG
- the alaS gene encoding alanine--tRNA ligase, which produces MDSNTLRSRFLAFFEARDHRVVPSASLVPANDPTLLFTNAGMVQFKDVFLGREQRDYRRAVSSQRCVRAGGKHNDLENVGYTARHHTFFEMLGNFSFGDYFKREAIVYAWEFLTGPDWLGLPADKLLATVYASDDEAYAVWRDDIGLPEARILRIGDKPDGGSDNFWQMGDTGPCGPCSEIFYDHGPEVAGGPPGSPEEDGDRFIEIWNLVFMQFDRSADGTLTPLPAPSVDTGMGLERLAAVLQGKHSNYDTDVFQRLMAAAAETLDIPQDNGASLKVIADHIRATCFLICDGVLPSNEGRGYVLRRIIRRAARHGHKLGARGPFLHRMVAPLAEIMGEAYGELVRERDTLERAIRGEEEAFAQMLDRGLRLLDESLRDVQGDQLPGEVAFHLYDTHGFPVDLTADILRERGMSVDMAAFEQHMEAQRARARAASRFEGDYSALPENLGTSAFTGYEATGHGATVTALLRDGQPVDAVEADPEREVVVFLDRTPFYAESGGQVGDHGQLSAPGSRFAVRDTRALRPGTPGHIGTLAEGRLRVGDAVKAEIDAERRARVVRNHSATHLLHTALRNVLGSHVAQKGSLVAPERLRFDFSHPQPVTPEELQRIEDEVNAQIRANAAARTDVCPYQEAIDRGALAMFGEKYGETVRVLALGDYSVELCGGTHVARTGDIGAFRIVHEGGVSAGVRRIEAITGDAVIDHMRRTEQTLRDAAALLRATPDDIVAKLESFVQRNRETERALQQARDKLSQSAGGDLVAGAQDVAGVKVLATRVEVDDAGALRGMLDKLKERLGSGIIVLGAEKDGKAVLIAGVTSDLTDHVQAGALIKHVAGQVGGKGGGRPDMAQAGGPQPEHLDGALDSVAGWVAAQLGS